In the genome of Ignavibacteriales bacterium, one region contains:
- a CDS encoding glycosidase: protein MKRLVNPVLYEINTRVWINQFGQNATLADIPKTFFDDLEQKGINIVWLMGAWKTCTDIINKCCFQVDLISAYYHSLPDWKNSDVIGSPYSIDEYMVNSSLGGSEALKIFRNNLNEKGILLFLDFVPNHFGASSGIIKSNPEVFLQGDDNLIEKDPHTYYIPANGSGQIFAHARDPLFPAWTDTIQVNYFSSAARSFMIETLKSISEMCDGVRCDMAMLPLNNTFNNTWIGALSRQGIQKPKTEFWTEAITEVKKQKPDHIFLGEAYWDLEYTLQQQGFDYTYDKRLTDRLSSGDLNGIKLHLRAEKSFQEKCMRFIENHDEPRASSKFGEQKSLAAATVISTIAGMKLFHDGQFEGKKVKLPVQLGREPIEKQSESIKKYYRKLLAIINSEVFRFGEWKLMEALPASNDNFSFENILVWSWQLNNELRIIAVNYSAATSQCRLKFSVEHKKDDIKLIDLLSNDEYIRSCDEIKNTGLFVELKSYHSHIFDVRIEGDFQITF from the coding sequence ATGAAGAGACTTGTAAATCCGGTTCTTTATGAAATCAACACGCGGGTATGGATTAATCAATTCGGGCAGAATGCAACACTTGCAGATATTCCAAAAACATTTTTTGATGACCTTGAACAGAAGGGAATAAATATCGTCTGGCTAATGGGTGCATGGAAAACCTGTACCGATATCATAAATAAATGTTGTTTCCAGGTAGACCTTATATCAGCTTACTATCATAGTCTTCCTGATTGGAAGAACAGCGATGTAATTGGCTCTCCCTATTCAATTGATGAGTACATGGTGAATAGTTCACTCGGAGGTTCTGAAGCTCTAAAAATCTTTCGTAATAATCTTAATGAAAAAGGGATTTTACTATTCCTGGACTTCGTTCCTAACCATTTTGGTGCCTCATCCGGAATAATAAAAAGTAACCCGGAGGTCTTTCTTCAGGGCGATGACAACTTAATTGAAAAAGATCCGCATACATATTATATACCGGCAAATGGTTCCGGTCAGATATTCGCGCATGCGAGAGATCCATTATTTCCTGCATGGACAGATACTATTCAGGTTAATTATTTCAGTTCGGCAGCAAGAAGCTTTATGATCGAAACACTTAAATCAATCTCAGAAATGTGCGACGGCGTAAGATGTGACATGGCAATGCTGCCATTGAATAATACTTTTAACAACACCTGGATTGGAGCTCTTTCAAGACAAGGTATCCAAAAACCAAAAACTGAATTCTGGACTGAAGCTATCACCGAGGTAAAAAAACAAAAACCTGATCATATATTTCTCGGTGAAGCGTATTGGGATCTTGAATACACACTTCAACAGCAGGGATTTGATTATACTTATGATAAACGCCTGACGGACAGACTTTCATCCGGTGATTTGAATGGAATAAAACTTCATCTTCGTGCAGAGAAGTCTTTTCAGGAAAAATGTATGAGATTTATAGAAAACCATGACGAACCGCGCGCTTCAAGTAAGTTTGGCGAACAAAAATCATTAGCTGCCGCTACTGTGATAAGTACCATTGCCGGGATGAAGTTATTTCATGATGGACAGTTTGAAGGGAAGAAAGTTAAACTGCCGGTTCAGCTCGGAAGGGAACCAATTGAAAAGCAGTCTGAATCAATAAAAAAATATTACAGGAAACTGCTAGCAATAATAAATTCAGAAGTATTCAGATTCGGCGAATGGAAACTGATGGAAGCACTCCCGGCTAGTAATGACAATTTTTCTTTTGAAAATATTCTTGTCTGGAGCTGGCAATTGAATAATGAACTTCGGATTATAGCAGTAAATTACTCAGCAGCTACTTCACAATGCCGCTTAAAATTTTCCGTAGAGCACAAAAAAGACGATATTAAATTAATTGATCTGCTAAGTAACGACGAATATATACGATCTTGTGATGAAATAAAAAACACCGGGCTTTTTGTTGAACTTAAATCTTATCACAGTCACATTTTTGATGTGAGAATTGAAGGCGACTTTCAAATTACATTTTAA
- a CDS encoding TlpA family protein disulfide reductase encodes MSRKILFSVSLMLVVFSLAFTSNDAAYQEGNESNKAPDFALKSTTGKTVKLSEYKGKIVILDFWATWCGPCRKGIPDLIDLQNKYKNDLVVIGISVDQDRTKKEVEPFIKNYGINYPIVYFDDKVIKDYGGIQSIPTSFIIDKEGNITNRHIGLYPKYIYEEEIKELLVKK; translated from the coding sequence ATGAGCAGAAAAATATTATTCAGTGTTTCGTTGATGTTAGTGGTTTTTAGTCTGGCGTTTACATCAAATGATGCCGCTTATCAGGAAGGCAATGAAAGCAACAAAGCCCCTGATTTTGCATTAAAAAGTACAACAGGAAAAACAGTTAAGTTGTCTGAATACAAAGGTAAGATTGTGATCCTGGATTTTTGGGCAACCTGGTGCGGACCCTGCAGAAAAGGGATTCCTGATCTGATCGATTTACAGAACAAATATAAAAATGATCTGGTTGTTATCGGAATTTCGGTTGATCAGGACAGGACTAAAAAAGAAGTAGAGCCGTTTATAAAAAATTATGGAATAAATTATCCTATAGTATACTTTGATGATAAAGTGATTAAAGACTATGGAGGAATTCAATCTATACCGACATCCTTTATAATTGATAAAGAAGGAAATATAACAAACAGGCACATTGGCTTATATCCAAAATATATTTATGAAGAAGAAATAAAAGAACTGTTAGTCAAGAAGTAG
- a CDS encoding response regulator translates to MADDSQGMKPKILITEDDYENQKFLEMFLGRKFDVEICDSEQSFYAQLERNKFDIILMDISLKGNKNGLELTRELRKRKEYEKIPVICLTAHAFKRDMDNALEAGVDIFLTKPVENQILLKTLLDALESGKSD, encoded by the coding sequence ATGGCAGATGACAGTCAGGGGATGAAACCAAAAATTCTTATAACCGAAGATGATTATGAGAATCAAAAGTTTCTTGAAATGTTTTTGGGAAGAAAATTTGATGTTGAGATTTGTGATTCAGAGCAATCTTTTTATGCTCAGCTCGAAAGGAACAAGTTTGACATCATACTTATGGATATTTCCTTAAAGGGAAATAAGAACGGGCTTGAACTTACAAGAGAATTGCGCAAAAGGAAAGAGTACGAAAAGATACCGGTTATTTGTTTAACCGCGCATGCTTTTAAAAGAGATATGGATAATGCTCTTGAAGCTGGAGTGGATATCTTTCTGACGAAACCGGTTGAGAACCAAATCCTTTTAAAGACTCTTCTCGA